aacattttcatTAGATGACAAACATTTAGGTAAAAACAAGAgcttaatatttattattcattaaattagataaaataaactGGCCAAGCCCACTACATCTGGTcattcagaaaaacattttaaaatccaaagcTAATGAAACTGAACATTTCTTCTATGAAGAAAGCACATTTTGAAAAATGGTCCTGTAGTCACAAAGGAAAGGGTCCTTCTCAACACGAATGAACAGCACCGGTCGTTACAAAGTTTGAGTTAGGAGGAACTTTCAGTCTCCTGAAATGGCAAGAGTTAACAGTGAACACTGCCATGTTCATAAGTGAGAAGCTAAGTTTTACCTCATTCTGATCagttcagaatttttttctttattcattgaaGTTGTTACACAAAGTAGAATTTCACCAAAAGATAATTCTTGAAAATTCTGATCTGTCACCTGTACAAAATTTCTGATTTCTATACGATTGTAAGAAAACACTAAGTTAATATTTACTACAtggttctttttcacatttttggtaCAATATTTATTTCAGAGTTTCACCCTATCCAAATTCTTATGCcagtttctttcccttcttcagtACTGATTATGTTCCGTTTAAGAAAAAGCTAATTCAATTTCTAATGAAAAAAAGTAACAGAGTATTACAAGTAGTAATAGTGGTATCCATGAATGTGTTCAATGAAAGATCCAATCATTCAGCGCCAATGATACCACAAAACCTTCTTGCTCCAATATGTCCACAGCCTGTTTTTCACTTACGCTGTAATTACATAAACCCACGCACAACTCCTTAATCTTAGTGCAGGGCCTGAGAAATGAGACATAGAAAtaaatcagatttttctttttcctgcttcaaACAAGTTTTACTCTGTAAAATGTTTGGTCACTCAAAGCTATAATCTTAATCATATATCAAAGAATACAGGCAATAAGGCCCATCTTACGAGACATACAGTATTAAGCTGAACAGAATATGAGGACAAGCTCTAGTGGTCATTAAACCCCCTCAGAAAGTCTAAGAATCAGAATGTCTCCATCATATCAGAATAAAAATGCACTTCATTGAAATGTGACTGCTTATAAGTTGTTTTAATTAGTGTCCTGTGTGCGCTGCAGGACTTCTGCCGTCTGCAGCAGTTTAACTTTGACACAACATTGAGTCCCACTGTTTTTGGGTATTGGATCCTATTTTTTGAGATTGTGTATGCCCCCAAACGTTTTCAGTGTCATCAAAGATTGAGCCCATTCACAGTAAACCAGACATCTGGAGTTGAAGAATTGATTCTCCTCCAACGTTTTAGGcagctataaaagaaaaacataataaaaaactaaaattttaaagataaccatattttaacatttaccaCTTTTAGAAACAAAAACGATTAAAATACATCCTCTGTATTCGCTTATTAATCCTGAGATCACTTGCCATATGTATCTTGTGTAATGCAGATTTTGTGTGCAACTCCAGTGTATATGTTCTGCATATACCAGATTTGCTTATAGACATTTTTTACCTACatgtaataatttataaaaaaatattagttggaagtatatatttcattgtattcATAATAGACTATGAAATCTAAAGACTTTTATATATGGGGCTACCTTGTGCAAAAGACATATGTGTTTATCACTTTTTTGCAGTAGCTGTTTTGGAAAGgttttggttacttttttttttttggtaaattaaaCCGTATCTAAATGAAGAAGTAACTGTTTAGAGGAAATTTATGGTGAATCcttttataagatgaaaaattattttgttaagcCAGTGATAACTTGGTAATTAAtgggttttataattttagactTTTGCGTATTTTAAAATTAGAGCATGCCAATATAGGTACCACAAAAGTACATGTATAACATATacgatacaatttttaaaaaaccatgcaTGGCTTTGTGTGAATTTTCTGACCCTAGTGTCCATTAGCGTATTGATATATAACTTAAGAATTACCCACACAAACTTAAAGTAAGGTCAAACTAAGCTGTACAACAAAGTTCACATTATTTTTAGAATGAGATTACAACTTCCTCCAAAATCACTGCAGAGCTTACTACTACAACAACGACAACAATTCACTGCAGCAACAAATTTGTTGATTCAGTCTTGGCCGAGTGCACATTCTTGTGtttagcaacaacaacaaaaaagcctgtaaaaaatattttctgcatcTGGGTCAGAAGAAAGCCTGTCCTGAAGATTTCTGACATAAGGAAATGGAGGGCTGCGTTTCAGGATAAAGCCGTACAAGACTGTTTAACTTCTTGTGACTCACAAGGATACATTATGCTCTATAACCTGGAGTGAGATTCATTCTAAAATAGGTGCATTTTTAGTctcatctgtttttctgcctgaaaaaaaaaactgttaatgaaaagaatatctggaaaaaaagaatatcttgCTTACTGCCAAGCAAtaagaatagtgcctggtacatattaAGCTCTctataaataattgttaaaacaaaataaataaaaccagggaGGAAGGCATGGGGGAATTAAAGAAATTCTGTGTAGAATAAGAGAGCATAAAAGTAGCAGATGGGGTAGGGATGCAAAAAGCTATGGAAGTAAGTATAATAAATATGCTCACATGATGAGGGTCTAAGCCTCTTTTCCTCCCCTGCTGTTTCAGAACACTGCAGTGATTTCTGACAACAAGGTGCTTTTGGACTGATGGACAGATACAAACACTTCATGACAAttgcactgtttttaaaaaaagtacagtCTTATCCTAGAACACTctaaaacagagagtagaaaagaagCAAACTATGCTACTGAATTCCAAAAGTATTAAGAATTCAAGTTCTAACTCCAAATCAGGTATCTGGATTTGCAACTACAGTGAAATTTTAATTAATCCAATCTATAAAAGAATTAAGAGTTAAGGAACAGGCCAAACCTTTCAAATTTAAAGCATATATACTTGCACTTTTATGCCTACAGAgagatatttttaacttaataatgTGTTTCTGCTGGTAGCAGGTTTGTTTTATATCAAATAAGGAAAAGACATTTTAGGCAATTGagttaatttaatataaaatctgTTATTTACCACTGATCcctaaaacagaaataatttatatCACAGTTTTCAAAGACAGATGCCACCTAAGCAAACATGAATTTATATATTGCTTAAAACAGACCTTTggcttttaatagaaaaaaattgaataattttaATACTTAAAGCATTTTAAACTCTAGTTAAAAATCTAATAGTTTGGGGGGCaatacaatgaagaaagaaagagagatagCCATTTTCACCTAGTTTCCTAAAACTGAGCAATCTTCACCCCTGTGGTAAGACTTTCCTTCGGTAtacttttccccttctttttagtTTTCGTTTTTGAATTCTTTCCTTAAACAGGCAAAAAATGAAGCTTTAGTGAAGGAGGGTtgcaagaaatacattttagttATCTTTAGTATGTGTGAATCCCCAACCCGCCCACCAGTCTTCCTTCTTCAAGAATGGGTAACTTTCCCTTAAAACAAAGTAAAGAACATttcacataaaaaataattaaggcaACATTAAACTCTACATAATAAACATAACCATCACAAGAATCAGACTACACATGATAATCGTATCTCTTGGCTATACTCATGGCACCTAGTCCTCTTATGAGGCATAAGAGaaactattttagaaaaaatCCGTCAAAAGTGACGATGACAAATACGAGGTGACTGTGCTAAATGTATGTGGTTGGTGAATGCACACGCAGCTTTACAACTTACATTTCAGTCATCTGATTTAGAAAGCTTCCGCTTCACATGTCGTGGGGGTTCCCAAGTGTCACTGtcatctgtttcttcttcatcCTCTTCCTGATCATCAATAACTTCATCTTCCTCCTCATTTTCCTCAAATAATTCTATACCTAACTCTGATCTTCTCTGTCTTTCAGCAAACCATTCTCTGACCTGCTCGTAGCCCATATGTGATTTGTTAACAAGTTCATCGAGGTCTTGCTCATTAAGAAATTTGTGCTTCAGGTAATAATCCTTAAGTATTGCAGTTCCAGTTTTAAATTTGATGAGGGACGGCCCCCTGTCCCAGTTGTTCATTCTCTTGCTTCCTCTGGGCCGCCCGCGAggtcttcctcttccccttcctttgggtctccctctccccctttttctaAGAGAAGACAGACCGTTCATACTGCTTGAATTGGCGCTTTGATAGTAGTAGTACCATTTTAAGTTTCCATTTTTCCAAGCATAACGGGTGTCCCCAAACCAACTAACTATGTCTGTTCTAGCAAGCCCACTTTCTTCAGCCAACTTGTCATACTCTTCTGGCGACGGCCACTGTGTTCGGACAAATGCGCTTTTAAGCATGTGCAACTGCTCGGgtgtttttttacatattttgccCGTACTCCCTGACTTAGGTGCACTAGACTCATCTCCAGGAGAAGTTTCTCCAGTTTCTTCTTTGGAACTACCTGCATTGCTttcctctatttctcctttctcttcctttaaagcttttgatttcttcttctctgtaaACCAAGCATCAATTTCCCTTCTGGTAAGTTTGGTTTGCGCTCTTAACCTATTTAATTCTTCTTCTGTAAGTACGGAGCTGTTGAGAAAACTTGCCTGTAGGGCACGAAGCTGCTCTGCCGTCTTCTCTTTAAACTTTTGGGGAGTAAAGTCTGGAAAAGGATTCCAGGATTGTTTCTGCTGTGAAGTAACAACAGTTGGGGATTCCGTGGTTTCATCACTGGAGTCTATGATAATAGTGGCGGAGGAATCACTGTTGAGATGTAAGCACTGATTACTCTTTGAATTTCTCTGGTTGTACCTTGTGTCACTAAACCATTTTTTAATCTCTCCTTTTGTCAGCCCTGTGATTTTCATAAGTCTGATAATTTCGGAATCATGGGGAAACTGATTCTTTAGGTAGCTAACTTTTAATTCTGCCAGTTGCTCTTTAGTCTTTTTTGCCCGAACGCCGAACGCATCAGGGTTCGCCACTGCAGTCTCATTTTTTACAAGCTGAGAGGATGgggctcctgctgctgctggcttGGTCTCTGCAGTAGGCTGAGTGGCTGGGAGCTGACTTTTCTGTGCGTTTGTTTGATTTGGAACCCCTGCCACTGTCAAGGCTATAGGTGCTGCTACTGGCAAGGTATTCGTGCCAGCCACTTGGGTAAGGACCAGACCTGGCTGGCCAACTATTTGGCATGTCTGTAAGATAGATGGTAAACCATTACTCCCTGTGGAAATGTGGGTGGGGATGACAGTTATGGTCTGAGGTACAGTGTGGACTGTTCCGTTGAATTGTTTTCTTCTCGCCTCCTCTACTTCCTCGGGAGTCCAGCTAACACCATGTTTTAGACGTTGGGCTGAAAACCATATCTTGATCTGTTCCTCCGTATATTTCGCTTGGGCAGAAAGAACAGTAATTTCTGACATTGTTGGATAAGGGAATTTGTTGTAGGTGTTAAGCAAAAGGGGGTTGTTATCCAATGCAGCATTGTAGGTAGGAATGCTATTAACAGGGATGAGGACTTTGGGAATCAAATTGGAATTCTGCTGAGCTGATACAGCAGTGATAACCTGTGCTAACCCAGGAAGAACTGCTGCCGGGGTCACAACTGTGCTGGCAGTATTTGGATGTATTCTGTTTACAATGGAAGTACTTGTATTCGATTCAGAAGCTGAAGAACTTGGATTTTCCACAGTTCCTTCACGGTCTGGTttgatttcattctctttctcttccgGAACGTCCTCAACTGAATTATGATGAACTGTAATCCGTTTGTTCTCcactttatttttcatcattttcatgATAGGAGTTTTACTGATAGATATTCCCGAAGAAGAAACTTCTGTCGATTCAGCTTGCTCTGAATTCTCCTCTTTAACAAAACTACCATCAAAAGTCagatcatttattgtttgttcaaAGATTGTCTGGTTATTTCGTTTCACCATAGTCAACTTGAAATTTTCTTCTCCCGGGTGATATTTCAGATTATGCTCGGAAAGTGCATCATACCTTTTGGTAAGAAAATTGCATTCGACACAAACATAGGATGAGTTTAGCACTACATTGGGATGTTCTGAATCCACATGAAAAGTAAACATATTTAGATCTGGAGTTTGAAAAGTACAATATTTACATTCATAGCCACCTTcaacttttttattttgctgattGTCAGAGTCTACGGATTCATGAACTTCTTCATCACTTGAGATACTCTCTGCTCTGGTGTTTTCTACAGGTGTAAGTACAGGAGGACCTTCATCCAAATCTGATATCAGCTCGAGGTCTGGATCCTGTTCACTGGCAAGGACCATGCAGGGTGTTGTGGATTTTCGCCTGCTTGCCATTCTGATGTTATGGGGGAAATCTCAGTGGTGATTAAAAAGCATTGGGGCTTAAAACTGTTCAGtattcttcatttgaaaacaatGGCTTTTGGTTCTTCAAGTCTGTCTTTGTGCTCAACAAGTCTCATTAGCAGCTTTTTCATGGTGCTATCAAGTAAAGAGCTTATGGTTGGCAAATAAAATACTGCTGAACTGCTGAAATTTTTGAAGCACAACTCCAATCACCTAcattaagataaattaaaaaatgtttttaaatgagtgATTATGATCTATTAAGCAAATTACAGTTATATTTCACTTACATGAAGTTGTTGGAGAGCTCAGTTATAAAGATGTAGAATAAGACCAGACCAGGAAAAAAGTCCTCTAAGGGTCAAAATAGATGTCTCCAAGCCAACTCACTTTAGGTCATGTACTGTACCTCATGGGTCAGCCCACGGGCTTGTTTATTTGGATTTTTCAGCTAGCCAGCTATACAttggaagggaagggggaaaaagagTCTGCTTCGGCAGGCATACTAATATCAGTGTGAAATGATAATCTGTTAACAGGGGAGGAActttaaaactataaaagcagccacagatactCAAGACTATGACCACTAAGTGTATAAGAAATTCAATCCATCAGTTATGCCCGCTTCTTCCTCCTGGTCTGTCTTATCCCCAAAGCATGCCCAAGTATGGCAAAAGCAACAAAGGCAGAATATAAATGATCAAAGTTTCAGAAACATTATGTTAATCATTCTCCACAATGCTATCAAAATTGGTAAAACATATCTAATCATGTCAGTCTCCTGACTTCAAGCTTATGATGGGTCCCCAGTGCTGAAAGAATGAAGTTCAAACTCCTTAAGCCACATGTAGTTCTCTTCACATCCTGGCTGCAACCTCAATTTCCTACCATCTcctatttctttatgttttaggCACAGAGCAAAAACGATTGCTATTCTAAGGACTCTCAGTGCAGGCCATTCCTTGTGCCAGGACACTTGTTTGTGCGCTGGGTGTGATGACCTCTCTATAAATCTGCCTGATAGATCACCTTCTCCCCTTAGCTCGGCCCAACCTCCTCCCCGGCTTATTTTCTAGTCTAGAACTTACCATATTGTACCAGAGGAATGTTACACTTCTGTCCCGAAACCTccagtttccttattcattttttccttcttttttaaagtaatagctTTTTTGAGACATAGCAAAGCTCCTGAAACTCTGGATGGAGGCAACTTCCTTTGTCTTCAATCTAAGCTCTCCCAGTTGAGCTATCTTGGCTGACTTCTCATACATTTCTATATCTCCTTTTGCATACAGAAGCCTGGAAGTAGAGACTCTAAATGCTTATTAACCTGaactagggagttccctggtggtctagtggttaggttGCAGCGCTTTCACTGTTGTgccccggggttcaatccctggttggggaactaagatccaccccccctcaacacacacacacacaaaactactCCCAACCTGAACTAGAATGAATAGGAAGAGTCCTGTAAAATTCAAAATGCCCTAAGGGCATCACCATGGAAAATGTAGCTGAAATTCACAAGAAAGACCttgaatcatcaagaaaaagtgaCTTATGTtcatacaaatacattttaatacttttgcacccaaaatagttaaaatacaattttcatgCTAAATCAAAGTTGGCGTGCTTCTAAATTCTaaaccaaatgaaaatgaatacagtAAGTGGTATCACTTATTTTGTACCACGAATTGGAACTATTTTCATTTACTAGCATAATCCTTGTCCTAGCTGAACTGAGGagaaaaagtttatttcaaaGATTATAGCAAAACTAGGTCTCCATGACTCAGTAAAGGGAGAAACATTTTTAGGAAACAGAGCTGTCCAAAGAGAGAATGTCCTGCCTTTGAAGGTGGTAAGATCCTCCTCACTGGGATTATTCAAATATATACTACATATCCATTTGATGGATCCAAGCAACGGGTGGAAAGTTGGACCAAAAGTCAGACTAAATGTCCTGATTTCCCATATTACAAAATAAAGAGCATCAGCTTAGTAATAATAATGGTATCAACAATCCAAACCCCACTCTCAAAAGtgttagtgttcttttttttctataaaaaatctttggggattccctggtggcgcagtggttgagagttcgcctgccgatgcaggagacacgggttcgatccctggtccgggaagatcccacatgccgcggagcggctgggcccgtgagccatggccgctgggcctgcacgtccggagcctgtgctccgcggtgggagaggccacaacggtgagaggcccgcgtacctcaaaaaaaaaaaaaaaaaaacaattttgattTCTAAGGGAACATAAAGAaatcactgaaatttaaaatgatttcttaacTAAATGTTATAAACTAAGATAATACCATCTCTCCTACTCAGTTCAATAAGGAACACCactgtttttatcattttttcctcatTAGAAACAGGGAATTCCTCAAATAAGACTTTAAGCAGAACAGTAACCAATGAGCAGCACCCACATTTTTAACAGTGAAGGAGAATTGCTGAAAGGCAGGGGAGTAAGCTATTTTGTGACTGTTATTCTCATAGAATCTTAGATTATATTTAGTTAGGGTATATTAACAGCCAGAAGTCAAAGATAGAGGGGTTTTTCTTGAAACTACATTTCCTGAAAatggtggttttcaaactttttgttgTAAGCAGGACAGCCCTTTCTTCAAACAAAATTCTATGAGAAGCCTAAGTGCAAAACTGATTAAATAATATAGCCACTGGTCGGAGAAGTATAGAAGCTAAACTACTTCCTGACCCCATCCCACGGACCCCACAATCCCTACTTCCACCTCTGATGGGTTCTGAGATGTGTCTGAAGTCTTtgccttaaaaatgtaaatactggggcttccctggtggcgcagtggttgagagtccgcctgccgatgcaggggacacgggttcctgcctcggtctgggaagatcccacgtgccgcggagcggctgggcccgtgagccatggccactgagcctgcgcgtccagagcctgtgctccgcaacgggagaggccacaacagtgagaggcccgcgtaccgcaaaaaaaaaaaaaagaaaggcttaaaaaaaaatcttcagtaaTGCAAAAGACTAAAAATCTGATTATTTTGAGTAGCCTAGGTTGCCTCAACCTGGATTACTTCTATACTCAACTACATAGACCTGAGAAATACTCTTTCCTCTTCACTTCTAAAACTGTTTGCTCACATTTTGCTAACAAAACCAGAGTCAAtatattatttaacatatttcCAAAGGGAGACTAAGAGTTTCCAAAAGAGCCTCAAGATTTGGTCCAATGGCTCAATTCTATTATTATGATATAacctaaaaataaatcaaagcacAAACAAGGGCATCCTCGTGGTCCTTATTATAAAGTCATGTTCTGGGGGGTAAGCAGGGACCTCAGCACaaccgtccctttttttttttaccagtacgcgggcctctcactgctgtggcctctcccgttgtggagcacaggctccggacgcgcaggctcagcggccatggctcacgggcccagccgctccgcggcatgtgggatcttcccggaccggggcacgaacccgtgtcccctgcatcggcaggcggactctcaaccactgcgccaccagggaagcccaatcgtCCCATTTTTTTATGGAAGAAGAAACCCAGGCCCAGGGGGATAAGTTCACAGAGGCTTTGTGGTGTAGGGTAAAACCACAGGTTTTAGAGTCTCCTCTGTCACTTAGTAGTTAGGTGACTGGAAAAGTTACCCAATATCAACTTCATgtcaacctcagttttctcacctataaaaccAAAATTTCAGTTCAACAAATCCACTGAACAACTATTTGTTGAAGGTcaaccacgtgccaggcactgtgttgggcACTTGGATTACAGCAGTGACCAGGACAGATCATCTCTGGTCTGCCAGATTCTAGCAGTTGAGCAAGGAAAACAGGCAGTAAACAATTACTTAGACTAACTATGATCAACGCAATGAGAGAGGAAGTATCGGGAACTATATAAGCACACTACAGGAGGCTTCTAGAAAAGAAGCAGAGAAGGCTGCCCTGGAGAAAATAAGAATACTGGTATCCTACCTCAGAGGCTGATCAAATAAAAATGCTTCACACACTCTGATATACAGCAGGTGCCTAACTAATGCTTTTTCCCCCAGTCCCTGAAAAATTCTTTTCggaataaataaataccatttatttacTATTATTCTCTTTCTATCTCTCAAGCAACATAATCAGCTGACAAGttgataataataatcataatcagCACACAAGTTGAACGAAAAAGCAAAAGGggttaaaaatacagaataagaaTTTCCATGGTGTGGTTTCAATTCATCTCCTTTCATCATTACAGTGCAGTGGAGCTGAAACAGGAAAACTGCCATATAGAAATTTCTATTAGCTGACAGGCATCTCATCCTCCCTTTGAAAGTCAACTCAAAAAAGCTTAAAATCAATTTGCAGAAGCTTGCACTATTTACCTATAAAAGAGGGTTAGAGTTTAGTTGCACAACTGAGGAGCTAGGTGGCTTTGCAGTTAAAACATAATTAAAGTGAAGTCtgccaataaaagaaaaaatcatgctCTAAATGCATCCAGCActgtaaatataattatatttgaatGCTATTTTCAGTTACTCTTTCAGTAGAGAAatacgttaaaaaaataaatgatcaaatcCATTACACTgccattaaaaatgatattcagggcttccctggtggcgcagtggttgagagtccgcctgccgatgcagaggacatgggttcgtgccccggtccgggaagatcccacgtgccgcagagtggctgggcccgtgagccatggccactgggcctgcgcgtccagagcctgtgctccgcaacgggagaggccacagcagggagaggcccgcgtaccgcaaaaaaaaaaaaaaaaaaaaaagatattcaaaaaAGTAATTAAGGAATATGGTAAAGTATCCATttactgttaaatttttaaaaatcagaacaaaatTTGTATATTGATTATAAAATAACTATGGGAAAATATGTATGGATGTGGACAAAGACTAGATGagaacataaaaaatgaaattttcacaTGAGATTATGGGTGAAATTTTTTTATGTGTGGTATTTAcaagttttctttaatattgttaTGATATTGCTTTACTGTGAATACAACAAACAATAGTTTCAAGGCCTTAAAACTGCAAACAGACTAAAATATTTCTATGGTCATTTGTCTCAAGCTGGAAACAaagtttactttctatttttaaagcaaaaacatgTGCTACATAAAGGTTTTTTCAGGAGGAAGAAGAATCTGAGTGTGTACAGCATTCAGGGGTATTCCAGACGTCTTTGGGGACTGCTGCCCCACGGTAGAGAAGTCAGACTGGTTCTAAGAGCCCGCAAGACCACACATAATCTCCAGGGTGTAGATATAGGCCAAGCCAATTTCCATGGTTCTATCTGCGCACTGGTTCTTCTCCGGAGGGTAGGATGCTCCTTAATCAATTCATGATTCTTAACTCATGAAAATAATTACACGAAATTTTCTCTGCAGAAAAGCATTTAGTGAAAGCAAAATTTATTTCATCACAGAATAAAAATCTGGAGCAGTTCTAAGAGTAGTTCTTCTTACATGGCTCTCCACTATATTCTCAGGGCCAAACAGCGCCTATTAAGACTCCAATAATATTTGCTGGggaaaaaacaagctttaaaatatatgtgtattgtgTATTATAACCTACATTCTACTTCATTAAGCACTCATTTATAGAGGAGCTATAAAGAACAGCTGTGCTCGCTTTACAGTACTTTCACTGGTAAAATCCTTACTAATAAAATGACCTTAGTCCCTAGAATACGAAAACATGCTCAAATATAAAACATTCTATTTATTAAAACACAGCAAtggatattcaacaaatatttaccaatatCTATAATTCTACCATAACAAATCAGTTTTATGTGTGAATAGTGTATATCTAAATTTGTAGactatataaaaatgaaacaaggatGATAAATTCATTCAAAGAATTAGTCCTGCAGTAGAATTCAGAAGAAAAGGCACAGTTCTTATAAAGATAGCAAATGCAAATTTGAACTTAGAATCATTATTTCTCTATAAgagaaaactatattttaatgatattctatatttttaaagagatttaaaaacagGTTCTCAATGTAATACACTATAAAAAGTTAGTGAATTGTTTCAAATTCTATGCTTAGtgctaaaaaaaaagtttaaaaaattttataactaaGTAGGTCCATAGCTACACTGAATTTCCAAGCCTCTATTTTTCTGACTGTCTTGTACTTTAAATTAAATGATTAACAGTTTATTGGCCTAGTTAGCCACAAAGCCATGTTATTTTGGTAAGATTTTATGCGAATAAAAACAAACTTTGTTTTTAGGCCAATTCTGGGTCAAATAAGAACATTTAGAAGATAACTATGATTTTtaagtactgtgttagttttgaCCAAGTACCAACTAAGTAAAACTGTTCTTAGGACAACTAAAATATACAAACTAAGAATCCTTTGAAATGTGTATTTATACCTATCCTGAGAACTCTTAGGACTCTGTATTCTATTTAGTTTCACTTCTCCCTCTCTGAGTCAGAGTTCTGTTTAGCCAGctgaaaatacttatttttacatGTTTGTATTCAAACTAAAAGTTACAAATCCACCAAAATCACAGAATGCCTGAAATAACAGTAGGAACAAAGAATAATGGactcaaattaaaacaaatgctatCTACcatgttttttcaaaaaaaaagtgtccaAGAGGAtactttttttaattacaaaatttttCTTTGGTCTTTACAAACTTGAGGCATTTTTCAaagctaaaatataaaaatatttagaaacaagagtcaagttctcaaaaaaaaattaaatgagcgATTTGTCAACCCAAATTTGTACCCACAACAAACGTTTGTAAAAATTACTGTAACCTAGAATTATTACCTAAGAGATAAGTCTCAAGAAAATTGCCAAAATggtctcaaaataataaaaattcaagtaTCAAGGTGCATACAGACGGGAGTGAATGTGATCCAAGTAACAGCATCTAAGAAACTGTGGCCAAAGATTATCTAATTTCAGAAGATCCCTTTGCTAATGCTAATTAAGGCTTAAAGGGTTAGAAA
The sequence above is a segment of the Globicephala melas chromosome 17, mGloMel1.2, whole genome shotgun sequence genome. Coding sequences within it:
- the ZHX1 gene encoding zinc fingers and homeoboxes protein 1, yielding MASRRKSTTPCMVLASEQDPDLELISDLDEGPPVLTPVENTRAESISSDEEVHESVDSDNQQNKKVEGGYECKYCTFQTPDLNMFTFHVDSEHPNVVLNSSYVCVECNFLTKRYDALSEHNLKYHPGEENFKLTMVKRNNQTIFEQTINDLTFDGSFVKEENSEQAESTEVSSSGISISKTPIMKMMKNKVENKRITVHHNSVEDVPEEKENEIKPDREGTVENPSSSASESNTSTSIVNRIHPNTASTVVTPAAVLPGLAQVITAVSAQQNSNLIPKVLIPVNSIPTYNAALDNNPLLLNTYNKFPYPTMSEITVLSAQAKYTEEQIKIWFSAQRLKHGVSWTPEEVEEARRKQFNGTVHTVPQTITVIPTHISTGSNGLPSILQTCQIVGQPGLVLTQVAGTNTLPVAAPIALTVAGVPNQTNAQKSQLPATQPTAETKPAAAGAPSSQLVKNETAVANPDAFGVRAKKTKEQLAELKVSYLKNQFPHDSEIIRLMKITGLTKGEIKKWFSDTRYNQRNSKSNQCLHLNSDSSATIIIDSSDETTESPTVVTSQQKQSWNPFPDFTPQKFKEKTAEQLRALQASFLNSSVLTEEELNRLRAQTKLTRREIDAWFTEKKKSKALKEEKGEIEESNAGSSKEETGETSPGDESSAPKSGSTGKICKKTPEQLHMLKSAFVRTQWPSPEEYDKLAEESGLARTDIVSWFGDTRYAWKNGNLKWYYYYQSANSSSMNGLSSLRKRGRGRPKGRGRGRPRGRPRGSKRMNNWDRGPSLIKFKTGTAILKDYYLKHKFLNEQDLDELVNKSHMGYEQVREWFAERQRRSELGIELFEENEEEDEVIDDQEEDEEETDDSDTWEPPRHVKRKLSKSDD